One window of Thermoplasmata archaeon genomic DNA carries:
- a CDS encoding AAA domain-containing protein, with product MGDGSGLNTGAPSPPDDPLTRRREIVLKARDGWKRQLMDLSRRNNLLYFRELRAGTLRLDGLDGGARRALLGGAEVSPLSAFPEEERARAAAALREIWRRARSNLEERGLETLFLAFGMASWNAVDGGRPPAAPVLLMPVSVSYRGSDPRNATIKRVGDLRLNPALVQVLRSDFGCRVDEEALLPDLENEVEQTDISAIFGELRAIAREVPGFSIADTLVLGNFAFQRMAMVRDLDNYEETLVSNELIAAIAGDPVAQASLQREHGEIDPRELDSIPPEDEWLILKSDSSQRVAIEAARRGQHLVISGPPGTGKSQTIANLIAVLAAEGKRVLFVAEKRAALDVVLQRLTECGLDHLVLDIHAADISKREIINGLRRSNEILRTSTDVCADECNRQFAERRAALNAHDRRMHMPRPPAGLSLYEIMGRLLRMPPETACPVRWRGAELLRLDGPAADRVQHLLTRMAGLTDIIFGTSASPWRGAWFSSGEEANRVQDTVAWLSGGEFARYKNRMAALASACGFPAPHSPAEAGRMLELVKHVEEVLTVVEPMIFDQDLELALELLRPALGSRLRELRWLVLSPRFRRMRKLLLSLERHGHQPLSRVYEHCLMASRVRREWRTISGNRAAKPTVPREFDGARAQHASVAGALSTVSAALRTGGLEALGFEELAGLLSELSADRVTPYRIVSLKDMVDELTSLGTRNVFDFMISKGVSPELWPSVFRRSWLESMLEEASASSPETMGFNGRAHDRLVEEFRRLDDEQLRLARARVRRQHALRAIDTMNRFPSQAAVVKRELKKATRHKPLRALMAEALDVLTALCPCWMASPLSVSNLIDASRTYFDYVIFDEASQILPETAIPTLLRARHAIVAGDRNQLPPTTFFSETGDEELEEEPSTTSGFESILDVMSAFVETRSLDWHYRSRDEALIAFSNRHIYSDRLVTFPGCGRDPALSLVLVEATLRDTREESSAEEVRRVVELILEHARNRPEESLGVIALGIKHAKRIQMALDDVLERGVDCEEFFNSERREPFFIKNLERVQGDERDAIILSIGYGKTPDGRLYYHFGPLLYKGGERRLNVAITRARCRMTVVSSFSHLDMDPARSDARGVQLLRAYLEYVSTHGRTLGDTAGAGGALNAFEADVYETLRAKGIPLVPQWGVSGYRIDMAAQHPSRPGRFVLAIECDGASYHSVPMARDRDRLRQERLEALGWRFHRIWSLDWFMRREEEVRRALEAYRRAVEAADALDCSGMLSVGRSPALTDLSAPKRREGWPNFVADRGGPREPGDIATGRGWMEQGAKGIERSAQIAGGHADRGMGEASVGSGGPEALRDGGDLWRIVNPARRRGPPPPVRRVGSVEELEPEEVRAVVLWVLSDGVLRTDDEIVAEAARALGFSRTGPRIESRVRDELEAIKRAGGRGPGEERRGKGGEERRNALAPQVVDWQWHEGKSRVGR from the coding sequence CGGACGACCCTCTCACAAGGCGGCGAGAAATCGTCCTCAAAGCCAGGGATGGATGGAAAAGACAGCTCATGGACCTCTCGCGCAGGAACAACCTCCTATATTTTCGGGAGCTGAGAGCCGGCACCCTCAGGCTCGACGGCCTCGACGGCGGAGCGAGGCGCGCCCTCCTTGGCGGGGCCGAGGTCTCTCCGCTCAGCGCGTTCCCCGAGGAGGAGCGGGCGAGGGCCGCCGCCGCCCTGAGAGAGATATGGCGAAGGGCCCGATCAAATCTCGAAGAGCGGGGCCTGGAGACGCTTTTCCTTGCATTCGGAATGGCGAGCTGGAACGCTGTCGACGGGGGGCGCCCGCCCGCTGCTCCCGTTCTTCTGATGCCCGTCTCCGTCTCCTACAGAGGCTCCGACCCGCGCAATGCGACAATCAAGCGCGTCGGGGACCTTCGCCTGAATCCTGCCCTTGTGCAGGTCCTGCGCTCGGACTTCGGCTGCAGGGTGGACGAAGAAGCTCTCCTGCCGGATCTGGAGAATGAGGTGGAGCAAACCGATATTTCAGCCATATTCGGAGAGCTCCGGGCCATAGCCAGAGAAGTTCCCGGCTTCTCGATAGCCGACACTCTCGTGCTGGGCAACTTCGCTTTTCAGAGGATGGCGATGGTCCGTGACCTCGATAACTATGAAGAGACCCTGGTCTCGAATGAGCTGATCGCGGCCATCGCGGGGGACCCAGTCGCGCAGGCCTCGCTCCAGCGTGAGCACGGAGAAATTGATCCCCGTGAACTGGACAGCATCCCGCCTGAGGACGAGTGGCTCATCCTTAAATCGGATTCCAGCCAGCGCGTTGCGATAGAAGCTGCAAGAAGGGGCCAGCACCTCGTTATATCCGGTCCCCCGGGGACGGGGAAGAGCCAGACTATTGCTAATCTGATAGCCGTGCTGGCCGCTGAGGGGAAGAGGGTTCTCTTCGTGGCGGAGAAGCGCGCCGCGCTCGATGTGGTGCTGCAGAGGCTGACCGAGTGCGGACTCGACCACCTCGTGCTCGACATTCATGCCGCCGATATCTCCAAGCGCGAAATAATCAACGGCCTAAGGCGCTCGAACGAGATTCTTAGAACAAGCACGGATGTCTGCGCCGATGAATGCAACCGACAGTTTGCGGAGCGCCGGGCGGCGCTCAATGCTCACGACAGGAGGATGCACATGCCCCGGCCTCCGGCGGGACTCAGCCTCTACGAGATTATGGGGCGCCTCCTTCGGATGCCCCCCGAGACCGCGTGTCCGGTGCGCTGGCGCGGGGCTGAGCTACTTAGACTGGACGGCCCCGCGGCCGACAGGGTTCAGCATCTCCTCACCCGGATGGCTGGCCTCACCGACATCATCTTCGGGACCAGTGCGTCTCCCTGGAGGGGCGCATGGTTCTCCAGCGGCGAAGAAGCAAACCGGGTTCAGGACACCGTGGCCTGGCTCAGCGGGGGTGAGTTTGCTCGATATAAAAATAGGATGGCGGCCCTCGCATCCGCCTGTGGATTCCCCGCTCCGCACTCGCCGGCTGAGGCAGGCAGGATGCTGGAATTGGTGAAACATGTTGAGGAGGTCCTGACCGTTGTGGAGCCCATGATATTCGACCAGGACCTGGAGCTGGCGCTTGAGCTCCTGAGGCCGGCCCTGGGCAGCCGTTTGCGGGAGCTGAGGTGGCTCGTCCTGAGCCCTCGATTCCGCAGGATGCGGAAACTCCTCCTCTCCCTCGAGCGCCACGGGCACCAGCCGCTCTCTCGAGTCTATGAGCACTGCCTGATGGCCTCCCGGGTCCGGAGGGAGTGGAGGACCATTTCAGGGAATCGGGCCGCGAAACCCACCGTTCCCCGGGAGTTTGATGGGGCGAGGGCGCAACATGCCTCGGTGGCAGGCGCCCTCTCCACGGTCTCGGCAGCGCTCAGGACCGGGGGTCTCGAAGCGCTCGGTTTCGAGGAGCTGGCGGGGCTGCTCTCGGAGCTGTCAGCGGACCGCGTAACGCCATATAGAATCGTGAGCTTAAAGGATATGGTCGACGAGCTGACATCGCTGGGCACGCGCAATGTTTTTGATTTTATGATATCGAAGGGGGTCTCTCCGGAACTCTGGCCATCCGTCTTCAGGCGCTCCTGGCTCGAATCGATGCTGGAGGAGGCGAGCGCTTCATCGCCAGAGACAATGGGCTTCAACGGGAGGGCCCACGACAGACTTGTAGAGGAGTTCCGGAGACTGGATGACGAGCAGCTGAGGCTCGCGCGCGCTCGCGTCAGGCGGCAGCACGCCCTGAGGGCCATTGACACGATGAACAGATTCCCCTCGCAGGCGGCGGTCGTCAAGCGCGAGCTGAAGAAGGCGACGAGGCACAAACCCCTCCGGGCCCTGATGGCCGAGGCCCTGGATGTCCTGACGGCGCTCTGCCCCTGCTGGATGGCCAGCCCTCTCTCGGTGAGCAACCTGATCGACGCATCGAGGACCTACTTCGATTATGTGATATTCGACGAGGCGAGCCAAATCCTGCCGGAGACCGCCATTCCCACGCTCCTGCGCGCGAGGCATGCTATTGTCGCGGGCGACAGGAACCAGCTCCCTCCGACGACCTTCTTCTCGGAGACGGGGGACGAGGAGCTCGAGGAGGAGCCATCCACAACCTCCGGATTCGAGAGCATTCTGGATGTGATGAGCGCTTTCGTCGAGACAAGAAGTCTGGACTGGCACTACAGGAGCAGGGACGAGGCTCTCATCGCTTTTTCGAACCGGCACATCTACAGCGACAGGCTGGTCACCTTCCCGGGGTGCGGGAGGGACCCGGCGCTGTCCCTCGTGCTGGTGGAGGCGACCCTGCGCGACACCCGGGAGGAGAGCAGCGCGGAGGAGGTCAGGAGAGTGGTGGAGCTGATTCTGGAGCATGCTCGCAACCGCCCCGAAGAATCGCTCGGCGTCATCGCGTTGGGTATCAAGCACGCGAAGAGAATTCAAATGGCGCTCGATGACGTGCTGGAGAGAGGCGTCGATTGCGAGGAGTTCTTCAATTCAGAGAGGAGAGAGCCGTTCTTTATAAAGAACCTCGAGCGCGTTCAGGGCGACGAGAGGGACGCGATAATCCTCTCCATAGGCTACGGGAAAACGCCGGACGGGAGGCTTTACTATCATTTCGGACCACTCCTTTACAAGGGCGGTGAGAGGAGGCTTAATGTCGCCATAACGAGGGCGAGGTGCAGGATGACGGTCGTCTCCTCGTTCAGCCACCTCGACATGGACCCGGCTAGGTCGGATGCGAGGGGGGTTCAGCTCCTGCGCGCGTATCTGGAATATGTCTCAACACATGGGAGAACCCTCGGGGATACAGCCGGTGCCGGCGGGGCCCTCAACGCGTTTGAGGCGGATGTATACGAGACGCTCAGGGCGAAAGGAATTCCTCTTGTCCCGCAGTGGGGCGTATCCGGCTACAGAATCGACATGGCCGCCCAGCACCCCTCGAGGCCCGGCAGGTTCGTCCTCGCCATAGAGTGCGACGGTGCGAGCTACCACTCCGTTCCAATGGCCCGGGACCGTGACAGGCTCAGGCAGGAGCGGCTCGAGGCGCTGGGCTGGAGGTTCCATAGAATATGGTCCCTGGATTGGTTCATGAGGCGCGAGGAAGAGGTCCGGAGGGCGCTCGAGGCCTACAGGAGGGCGGTGGAGGCGGCGGACGCTCTCGACTGTTCAGGAATGCTGTCGGTGGGGAGGAGCCCGGCTCTGACAGACCTCTCCGCACCCAAGCGCCGGGAGGGATGGCCGAATTTTGTCGCGGATAGGGGGGGCCCGCGGGAGCCCGGGGACATTGCCACCGGGCGGGGCTGGATGGAACAGGGCGCAAAGGGAATTGAGCGGTCCGCGCAAATTGCCGGTGGACACGCGGACCGGGGAATGGGCGAGGCCTCTGTGGGCTCCGGCGGGCCGGAGGCCCTGAGAGACGGTGGCGACCTTTGGCGAATTGTGAACCCGGCGAGGCGGAGGGGGCCCCCGCCCCCCGTCCGGAGGGTCGGGAGCGTCGAGGAGCTAGAGCCGGAGGAGGTTCGGGCGGTCGTGCTCTGGGTTCTCTCGGACGGCGTCCTGAGAACGGATGACGAAATCGTGGCTGAGGCCGCGAGGGCGCTCGGGTTCTCAAGGACCGGCCCGAGGATAGAGAGTAGGGTGAGGGATGAGCTCGAGGCGATTAAGAGGGCGGGGGGGCGGGGACCGGGAGAGGAGAGGAGGGGGAAAGGAGGGGAGGAAAGAAGAAACGCTCTTGCACCGCAGGTGGTTGATTGGCAATGGCATGAGGGAAAGAGCCGGGTGGGGCGATGA